In Neomonachus schauinslandi chromosome 12, ASM220157v2, whole genome shotgun sequence, the sequence CCACCCGCACGGCCCTCCTCTGGGCGCCCCCCACCGCGGCCCCTGGGGGTTGTGGGAGGCAGAAAATGCAGAAAGTAATCTCGAAGGCATCCATGGTGTGGCTCCCCCGGGTCGGGTGGGCGGCGTCCTCAGGGCGGCCGCGGTGGTGTTGGTGGTACAGGACAAGCCCCTGCGGGCAGAGCAGGCGTGGCGGGCCaccgcggggcggggcggggccgggggcaggAGCCAGGGTCCCGGCAGTCTTCCCCGCCGTCCCCCCAGCCCAGGCAGGCAGCCCGAGCCCCTCACCTGCTTCTCCAGGCAGCCTATCACGCTGGGCAGCAGCCCGGCCTCCCGGCCCTCCTGGGGGTGGCTGACCAGCAAGTCCACGTCGTGGCCCTGCAACTTCCCCCTGAGGGGGCGCCGTCTGACTCTGGGGGCCAGACGGGGCTGTGGCTGCTCCCAGGTCCCGCCAGTGAGGGAGGGCCCACCCCAGGGGCCTTCCCTGGAGGGCCAGCAGACCCCCTCACCTCCGGAAGCCGCCCACCAGCGTCACGGTGGCCCCGGGCAGGACGCACGCCACAGCGGCCTCCACCACCTGCTGCAGGGCCTCCGCCTCCGGCCGCTGGACCGGGGTGCTCAGGTCGTGGTAGTGCTGGAGTCCTGCGGAAGCACGGTCTCCTGACCTTCCCAGCCCCACCGGCTCGTGCTCTCCgctgtcccctcctccctttgAAGCAGAGGAGACCGCAGATCCGCAGGCAGCGGCATGGAAGGGCTAGCAGAACAACTGTCTGTGCCATCAGGCTGCCGGTGTGGGTGCAGTCATGACGCAGACTACCCCTTTGAAGGCCTCGGTTCTCCCCTCCATAAAACGGGCCGGAAGCGGATAAGGACATGGAGGAGGTGGCTCTGCCGCTCAGGAACCCCTTCACCGGAGCCCTGGCCCAGCTCTGCACCTGCGGGGGAACGGCTGCCTCCCGCACAGTCAGGAGAGGTTTCAGAGGGGGAGCGGCGGCGCTTGGGGGCGCGGGCTCTCGGTAGGCGGTTCCTGACCGCGTCACGGGGACCCGTGGCTGACAGCACCTCCTGTTCCCTCAGACATGTGACTTCATGGGTCGCACCACTCGCGGACCCCCGCAGGGCCTCTCCTCCCCCAGTCCGAGGGAAGATGTTCAAAGGCGCGGTGGGTGCCAGGCTGCGGAACCACTCTGGCGGGGCCCCCAACCGCGGCCACGCGGGGAGGCCAGTCTAACACCTGCTACCCACTGGCTTCACACGGAGCAGCTCCCAGACAGCGGAACGGAGGCTCGGCGAAGTTCAAGTCTCAGGGCCGTGGTCACCTACCTAGTACGTGGCCGAGACAGGACTCCAGCCCAGGCCTGACACACTCTCAAGCTCCCGTTCGTTCCACTGCACGGGGCCCCCTGCCATGAGCAGGCCCTGTCCTGAGCCTCTCCTGCCCCACAGGTCCCCATGCCATCTGCCAGTGCGCCAGGACACCAGCCCCACGCTGCCAAGCTGTGCGCAGGGCACGGGCCTCCCCTTCCCGGTCCAACCGGGAGGGTGAACGTCACCCCATCACTGTTCGCTGCGGAAGGGCTCCAGTAGATCCGGACAGAGGCCTGCCTGCCCCCGGGGCCTCTGTGCACCGACCCCGGCACGTGCCGCGTCTGGTCAGTGCTGAGGGCTCCGTGGTGTGGGGGGCCCGGGGCCCCGTCCTTCTCAGAGGCTCACCTGCTCTCTGCTGCTGGGTCAGCCTCTGGGGCTGCTTGTGGAGGCTGTCCAGGGTCCGCAGCCCGTCCTGGTACCACCGGTCAGCAGTCTTGACCCCAACCCCGAAGATCCCAGTGAAAAGCTGTTTGGGGGGCGAGCACGGCATGGTCAGGAGCGAAGTCCCGACAGAAGATGCAGATGGCCACCACCGTCCGTGAGGGCGCTGCTGTCCGGGCCGCCCCGTGGCCGCTCACAGCTGTCCGGTTCAAGCAGGCTGCCCGAGGCCACACGGTGCGCACAcaggcaggattcaaaccccaAGGCTGGCCTGTGCGGGGGACGGCCCGGACAGACCCCAGTGTACCTCCCTCTGAGGGCCTCGACCCCCTGCTCCGGGAAAGTCTCTCCCCAGAGCGTGTGCAGCTCCGGCCTGTGAGTCCAGCACCGCACACCAGTCACCCCCACAGCCTCCTGTCCACTGGGAACCACGCCGCTCCCACCTAATAGCAGCTGGGGTTTCGCACCAGGGTTCTTCTCCTTAGCAAACCAGAGGGTTGTTCTAGAGGAGCTGCAGCGTGGGAGCCAACCTCCTGTCGGGGGCGGTCAGCCCCACACGGGTCTCCCACACGGGGCAGGggggccagcccccagccccagcaagtCACTCTTTCCTCCCCGACCAAGCTTGTTGGTCCGAGGTAGGCACCCGCTCCAGCCATTTTTGGAAGCGAAACAGAATGTCAGGCGTGTGCGGTGCTGGAGGCTGTAACCCACGGACGGGGAGCCTTCCGTGGCTGGGTCTCAGCTGGCGAGGGGGCCAGCACGCAGAAAGGAGGAGGACCCTGGTGGCACTCGGGTCCCCGAGCCCTGCTTCCTCTGGCTACAGCCCTGCCCATCTTGGGCTATGCTGGCCGTCCTTCCCTCGGTCCCCGGAACCAAGAGCCTGGGTCCTGACAGAAAAAATGCTCAGAAGAGCCCAACCATGTTGCTTCAACAATGAACTTCTAATCGTTGACCCACCTCTCTGCTGGCCTGGGCACCTACCTGGGACCCTCCATCCTTCACCCGtggctcctctccctctctgaagcCCCCCCTTGGCCCTCACCACCGACGGCCCACCCTGCCAGggaagccccccgcccccaacaggTCGCTGATGGGACAGGCGGATGGAGGCGGCCACCAGAGCTCTGGGGCGTCAGATCGGGGGCGGTAGGAACAGGGGAAGGTGCGCTGTGGACACAGGCAGGGCGACAAGCAGGGCTCGAGATCATAAAGAGGGAAGAAGTTACGTTTTGTCCAGTACGCTCTGTTTAAGATGCCGGGGGACACAACACAGTGGAGAATATTCCACTGATGGTGCTGAGTGGATCTACAAACCCCCCTGTGCTACACGCTAGCTTCTCCTCGCCCCACTCTGTTTAGCTGCCTCATGCATCTCCGGTGTCAGCTCGCGGCCACCTCCTCAGCAAGACCTTCTCTGATCCCCGGGCGCCCCTGCTCGCCTCCCGTCCATGGCTGGCACCGGGCTGCCAGCCGGGGGAGGGCTCCGAGCCCCTGCTGGGGTCCGCCCTGCATGTACCTTCATGGTGTGGTATCGCTCTGACAGCCGGaccctctccacctcctcacaCACCCCAAGTTCCAGCAGCTCCTAGGAGACCAAGCAGAAGGCTCAGCCTGACTGGACACAAGGTCTGGGGCCCGAGGACCAGGCGGAACCCCAACACTCAGCAGGGCAGCTTCGTCCGATCAGCACCCAGGGGCGCTTGGAAATAGAGACCATGCCCGGGGAGGTAGCAACACTTCTGGCCTCACGGCCCTCAGCCCAGGGAACACGGGCCACCTCTCAGACAATGACAAGTCCCAGAATATGGAAACTGTGGCTTTTCCAAACACGGGTGACGTATTCAACGGGACTTTGCTTAAAAGCTTAATTGAGTTCAAAAGTGTGTTTGGTCCCCACATAGTCTCCCAGTGGCAAGTGGACCCCTTAGATGGTACACTTAACATGGTATGTGAAGCACCTAACATTCTGGGTCCTTACGTACTTTGTACTTTAAAAAGAGGTGCTCCAAGTCTGGGGTTCCCGTCCACCATCCCAGACAGCGGGGCCGATGCCAACGATCCAGCTACTAGTCCTGCCCGGGCCCTCCCAGCCACACGGTGTGGCCCACATTTACAGACGAGGAATCCGAGCAGAGGGTGGCTCGCCCTGGCCCTGAAGCCAGCCTCCAGGGCTGCACTGAGCCCCTGGCCCCCCCACGCTCACGATCCCCAGGCCACCTCACCCACCTGCCTGCACTCACGACTCCACCCAGGAGCACCTACCTGGACGACCCTGCAGGAGTGTTCTCCAAAGTGGGGCAGCCCCTGCAGCTGGCTCAGGGCCGAGACCCGGCTCGGAAGGGCCTTGAGCACCGCGGCTGCTCTACGGAAGGAGAGGAAGCGGCCCTCGCTGCCCTCAAAGCCTGCGGCCTCCGCCAGCACCTCTAGAGCCTCCTGCAAGGAGAGGCCCTT encodes:
- the POLM gene encoding DNA-directed DNA/RNA polymerase mu isoform X1, whose amino-acid sequence is MLPKQRRARVRSPDGPASSSPPRFPGVAIYLAEPRMGRSRRAFLTRLAVSKGFRVLDAYSSEVTHVVMEQTSAEEASCWHGGRAAAASPRGGTRPALLDISWFTESMAAGQPLPVEQRHRLEVAMPRKELPSPVRMPPYACQRPTPLTHHNTGLSEALEVLAEAAGFEGSEGRFLSFRRAAAVLKALPSRVSALSQLQGLPHFGEHSCRVVQELLELGVCEEVERVRLSERYHTMKLFTGIFGVGVKTADRWYQDGLRTLDSLHKQPQRLTQQQRAGLQHYHDLSTPVQRPEAEALQQVVEAAVACVLPGATVTLVGGFRRGKLQGHDVDLLVSHPQEGREAGLLPSVIGCLEKQGLVLYHQHHRGRPEDAAHPTRGSHTMDAFEITFCIFCLPQPPGAAVGGAQRRAVRVDLVAVPISQLPFALLGWTGSKHFQRELRRFSRKERGLWLNSHGLFDPEQKMLFHVASEEDIFRHLGLEYLPPEQRNA